In Amycolatopsis sp. EV170708-02-1, the following are encoded in one genomic region:
- a CDS encoding ABC transporter substrate-binding protein: MSKRVLAAAMVAVLAIAGCGSGSGSGDPKTLKLWHYEAPDSAMGVAWAEAIKQFEASHPGVKVAFEEKGFEQIQKTAPMVLNSGDAPDVLEYNKGNATAGLLSKQGLLTDIGEEVAKRGWDKQLTPALQTTARYDENGVMGSGNWYGVPNYAEYVKIFYNKDMFARQGLEPPRTIEQLTAAMDKFTTAGITPLAVGGSEYPAHQILYQLALTKADRAWVDRYQRYTGKVDFHDAAWTYGATTFADWVKKGYISKDSAGVDTEGMGTSFMQGKYPIMISGSWWYGRLVQSIKDFQWGSVPWPGMTSGSAGNMWVIPKGSKNRDLALDFIAITMSQPIQDKLREAGGVPVVHSPTPPADPRLKELVEDFTALSTQDKLAFYPDWPAPGYYDVHVSAAQKLITSSASPSQVLDELAKPYEENLANVGK, translated from the coding sequence ATGTCCAAGCGAGTACTGGCCGCCGCGATGGTCGCCGTGCTGGCGATCGCGGGCTGCGGGTCCGGATCCGGCAGCGGCGACCCGAAGACGTTGAAGCTGTGGCACTACGAGGCGCCGGACAGTGCGATGGGTGTGGCTTGGGCCGAGGCGATCAAGCAGTTCGAAGCGAGCCACCCCGGCGTCAAGGTCGCCTTCGAGGAGAAGGGGTTCGAGCAGATCCAGAAGACCGCGCCGATGGTGCTCAACTCGGGTGACGCGCCGGATGTCTTGGAGTACAACAAGGGCAACGCCACCGCGGGGCTGCTGTCCAAACAGGGCCTGCTGACCGACATCGGCGAAGAGGTCGCCAAACGCGGCTGGGACAAGCAGCTCACCCCGGCGCTTCAGACCACCGCCCGCTACGACGAGAACGGCGTGATGGGATCCGGAAACTGGTACGGCGTCCCGAATTACGCCGAGTACGTGAAGATCTTCTACAACAAGGACATGTTCGCGCGGCAGGGGCTCGAACCGCCCAGGACGATCGAGCAGCTGACCGCCGCCATGGACAAGTTCACCACGGCCGGGATCACCCCGCTGGCCGTCGGCGGCTCGGAGTACCCGGCGCACCAGATCCTGTACCAGCTCGCGCTGACCAAGGCCGACCGCGCCTGGGTGGACCGGTACCAGCGCTACACCGGCAAGGTGGACTTCCACGACGCCGCGTGGACCTACGGCGCGACGACCTTCGCCGACTGGGTGAAGAAGGGGTACATCAGCAAGGATTCGGCCGGGGTGGACACCGAGGGCATGGGCACGTCGTTCATGCAGGGCAAGTACCCGATCATGATCAGCGGCAGCTGGTGGTACGGCAGGCTGGTGCAGAGCATCAAGGACTTCCAGTGGGGTTCGGTCCCGTGGCCGGGGATGACTTCGGGTTCCGCGGGCAACATGTGGGTCATCCCCAAGGGCTCGAAGAACCGCGACCTCGCGCTCGACTTCATCGCGATCACGATGTCCCAGCCCATTCAGGACAAGCTGCGCGAGGCAGGCGGGGTCCCGGTGGTGCACAGCCCCACGCCGCCCGCCGATCCGCGGCTGAAGGAACTGGTGGAGGACTTCACCGCTCTGTCCACACAGGACAAGCTGGCCTTCTACCCCGACTGGCCCGCTCCCGGCTACTACGATGTCCACGTCTCGGCGGCCCAGAAACTCATCACCTCGAGCGCCTCGCCGTCACAGGTGCTCGACGAGCTCGCCAAGCCCTACGAGGAGAATCTGGCGAACGTCGGGAAATGA
- a CDS encoding LacI family DNA-binding transcriptional regulator, which translates to MVTIADVARAAGVSPSTVSYVLSGRRSISEDTRRRVQHSITELGYHPNAGARALASSRTNVLALVVPLRTDLNVPVVMQFVAATVTEARTYDHDVLLLTKNEGPDGLRRVAASAIADALIVMDVETSEPRLPVLRSLHRPVVLIGVPSDPGDLTCVDLDFTAAGSASVTHLADLGHREVALIGPSPAVYKRGTSYAGRFLRGFRQTATKRKVRAGSFPCAPSYDALRACLDDLFAEHPGVTGLVVHNEAILGPLLSELNRRGKQVPRDISVLAVCPEDMAEAQSVQLTSIAIPAAELGSLAVEMAMRRLDDGGQAEVRLLSPRLTERGSTGPAPS; encoded by the coding sequence ATGGTCACCATCGCAGACGTCGCCCGGGCGGCCGGGGTCTCCCCGAGCACCGTGTCCTACGTGCTGTCCGGGCGGCGTTCGATCTCGGAGGACACCCGCCGCCGGGTCCAGCACAGCATCACCGAACTCGGCTACCACCCGAACGCGGGCGCCCGTGCGCTGGCCAGCAGCCGCACCAACGTGCTCGCGCTCGTCGTCCCGCTGCGGACGGACCTGAACGTCCCGGTGGTCATGCAGTTCGTCGCGGCCACCGTCACCGAGGCACGCACCTACGACCACGACGTACTCCTGCTGACCAAGAACGAAGGCCCGGACGGCCTGCGCCGCGTCGCCGCGTCCGCCATCGCGGACGCGCTGATCGTGATGGACGTCGAGACCTCCGAGCCGCGTCTCCCGGTGCTGAGATCCTTGCACCGGCCGGTGGTGCTGATCGGAGTTCCTTCCGACCCCGGCGACCTGACCTGCGTCGATCTCGACTTCACCGCCGCCGGCTCCGCGAGCGTCACGCATCTGGCCGACCTCGGCCATCGCGAGGTCGCGTTGATCGGCCCCTCCCCCGCGGTCTACAAACGCGGCACGAGCTACGCGGGACGCTTTCTCCGCGGTTTCCGTCAGACGGCCACGAAACGCAAGGTGCGCGCCGGCTCGTTCCCGTGCGCGCCGTCCTACGACGCGCTGCGCGCCTGCCTCGACGACCTGTTCGCCGAACATCCCGGCGTCACCGGGCTGGTCGTGCACAACGAGGCCATCCTCGGCCCGTTGCTGTCCGAACTGAACCGTCGCGGCAAGCAGGTGCCCCGGGACATCTCGGTGCTGGCCGTCTGCCCGGAGGACATGGCCGAGGCGCAATCGGTCCAGCTCACTTCGATCGCCATCCCCGCCGCCGAACTCGGCAGCCTCGCCGTCGAGATGGCGATGCGCCGTCTCGACGACGGAGGTCAGGCCGAGGTCCGGCTGCTGTCGCCCCGCCTGACCGAACGGGGCAGCACCGGTCCGGCGCCTTCCTAG
- a CDS encoding glycoside hydrolase family 3 C-terminal domain-containing protein, which produces MTSQHEPTGLTLEQKASLLSGRDFWHTEAIEAAGIPSILLSDGPHGLRRQDSEADNLGVHDSVAATCFPPSVAVGNSWDTEVAARIGAAIGREARAAGVSVVLGPGVNIKRSPLCGRNFEYYSEDPLLSGVLAAAYVRAMQAEGVGASVKHFAANNQETDRMRVSVEVDERTLREIYFPAFERVVTEAHPATVMCSYNRVNGVYAAQNRRLLTGVLRDEWGFDGAVVSDWGAVNDRVAALAAGLDLEMPGTGGSGDAEIVAAVRSGELDEAVVDRSVRRVLALTGQLLPAGGDVDSDEQHRIAKEVAAGCAVLLKNDRDTLPLATRSTVAVIGGFAANPRFQGGGSSHVNPTRVDTALDAIRALGESVTYASGLADNAVEIAAEADVAVVFAGLGERDESEGFDRDTIELPAAQVGLIRAIAAVSRRTVVVLSHGGVVSLEGWHDDVDAILDGWLLGQAGGSALADLLFGITSPSGHLAESIPLRLQDNPSYLTFPGESGHVRYGEGVMVGYRYYETAEVAVRYPFGHGLSYTTFETTGLKVAATGDDSATVAVNVTNTGTRAGKHVVQVYVATDAAPVRNPARELRAFTKISLEPGETRRVELTLDRRAFAWYDIGLSRWVVSPGAYTVQIGQSAAHIVAEAPITLAGDVIVPVLSIDSAVEEWFGHPIVGPELGKLLAGQGDRAESSADWMRMVASMPMRQFTKLMAYRGVSLPTDALPRLIELSKG; this is translated from the coding sequence TTGACCTCTCAGCACGAACCCACCGGCCTCACCCTCGAACAGAAGGCGTCGCTGCTGTCCGGCCGGGACTTCTGGCACACCGAGGCGATCGAAGCCGCCGGGATCCCGTCGATCCTGCTCTCCGACGGTCCGCACGGCCTGCGGCGTCAGGACAGCGAGGCCGACAATCTCGGCGTGCACGACAGCGTGGCCGCCACCTGTTTTCCGCCGTCGGTCGCGGTGGGGAACAGCTGGGACACCGAGGTCGCCGCGCGGATCGGCGCGGCCATCGGCAGGGAAGCTCGCGCGGCGGGAGTCTCGGTGGTGCTCGGCCCGGGTGTGAACATCAAGCGGTCCCCGTTGTGCGGCCGCAATTTCGAGTACTACTCCGAGGATCCGTTGCTGAGCGGGGTGCTCGCCGCCGCCTACGTGCGGGCCATGCAGGCCGAGGGCGTGGGCGCGTCGGTGAAGCATTTCGCGGCCAACAACCAGGAGACCGACCGGATGCGGGTCAGTGTGGAGGTCGACGAACGGACCCTGCGCGAGATCTACTTCCCGGCGTTCGAACGTGTCGTGACCGAAGCGCACCCGGCCACGGTGATGTGCTCGTACAACCGGGTCAACGGCGTCTACGCCGCCCAGAACCGCCGTCTGCTCACCGGCGTCCTGCGCGACGAATGGGGTTTCGACGGTGCCGTCGTCTCGGACTGGGGCGCGGTGAACGACCGGGTGGCCGCGCTCGCGGCCGGGCTGGACCTCGAGATGCCGGGCACTGGCGGCAGCGGCGACGCCGAGATCGTGGCGGCCGTCCGGAGCGGGGAACTGGACGAAGCCGTCGTCGACAGGAGTGTCCGGCGCGTTCTCGCGCTCACCGGCCAGCTGCTGCCCGCGGGCGGTGACGTCGATTCCGACGAGCAGCACCGGATCGCGAAGGAGGTCGCCGCCGGCTGCGCCGTCCTGCTGAAGAACGACCGGGACACGCTGCCCCTGGCCACGCGGTCGACGGTGGCGGTCATCGGCGGATTCGCCGCGAACCCGCGGTTCCAGGGCGGCGGCAGCTCCCACGTCAATCCGACCCGGGTCGACACCGCGCTCGACGCCATCCGGGCGCTCGGGGAATCCGTGACCTACGCGAGCGGCCTGGCCGACAACGCCGTCGAGATCGCCGCTGAGGCCGATGTCGCGGTGGTCTTCGCGGGTCTGGGCGAACGGGACGAATCCGAGGGTTTCGACCGGGACACGATCGAGCTCCCCGCGGCGCAGGTCGGGCTCATCAGGGCGATCGCGGCGGTGAGCAGGCGCACCGTCGTCGTCCTGTCCCACGGCGGCGTGGTGTCGCTGGAGGGCTGGCACGACGACGTCGACGCCATCCTCGACGGCTGGCTCCTGGGGCAGGCCGGCGGCAGCGCGCTCGCCGATCTCCTCTTCGGGATCACCAGCCCGTCGGGGCATCTCGCCGAGAGCATTCCGTTGCGTTTGCAGGACAACCCCAGCTATCTCACCTTCCCCGGCGAGTCGGGCCACGTCCGGTACGGCGAGGGGGTCATGGTCGGCTACCGGTACTACGAAACCGCCGAGGTCGCGGTCCGCTACCCTTTCGGCCACGGCCTGTCCTACACGACCTTCGAGACCACCGGCCTGAAGGTGGCGGCGACGGGAGACGACTCCGCCACCGTCGCGGTGAACGTCACCAACACCGGGACCCGCGCCGGCAAACACGTCGTCCAGGTCTACGTCGCCACCGACGCCGCTCCCGTTCGCAACCCGGCACGGGAGCTCCGCGCGTTCACCAAGATCTCCCTCGAACCGGGCGAGACCCGGCGGGTCGAGCTCACCCTCGATCGCCGCGCTTTCGCCTGGTACGACATCGGGCTGAGCCGGTGGGTGGTCTCGCCCGGCGCGTACACCGTCCAGATCGGCCAGAGCGCGGCGCATATCGTCGCCGAAGCGCCCATCACGCTGGCCGGCGACGTCATCGTCCCGGTCCTGTCGATCGACTCGGCGGTCGAGGAGTGGTTCGGTCACCCGATCGTGGGTCCGGAGCTCGGCAAGTTGCTCGCCGGCCAGGGCGACCGGGCCGAAAGCAGCGCGGACTGGATGCGCATGGTCGCCTCGATGCCGATGCGCCAGTTCACCAAACTCATGGCCTACCGCGGTGTCTCGCTGCCCACGGACGCGTTGCCCAGGTTGATCGAACTGAGCAAGGGCTGA
- a CDS encoding carbohydrate ABC transporter permease gives MTRSRGSYLLFLIPGALLLIAVILVPFAMNIGISFTQWSGAGDPKWTGLDNYRRLFADDVFWASFRHNVGLVVAMAIVPTVAGLVIAAALFDFVAKRFGARAASVLRACVYLPQVLPIAVAGIVWSWLLAPEGAVNEVLSAVGLGSLAQNWLGDPDVALWSVMGVMVWIQVGYPVVIFMAGMQRADPSLHEAAELDGASWWGRFWHVTVPQLRPELFVVLLTCTIAALKVFGPIYVLTRGGPGGSTNVPSYYSFQNFFEKTQVGYGAAIATVLTVLILVLTTVFLRVQKRGERP, from the coding sequence ATGACCAGAAGCCGAGGAAGCTATCTGCTCTTCCTGATCCCCGGCGCGCTGCTGCTGATCGCGGTGATCCTGGTGCCGTTCGCGATGAACATCGGCATCAGCTTCACCCAGTGGTCCGGCGCCGGCGATCCGAAGTGGACAGGACTGGACAATTACCGGCGGTTGTTCGCGGACGACGTCTTCTGGGCGTCGTTCCGCCACAACGTCGGGCTCGTGGTGGCGATGGCCATCGTGCCGACGGTGGCGGGGCTGGTCATCGCGGCCGCGCTGTTCGACTTCGTGGCCAAGCGGTTCGGGGCGCGGGCGGCCAGCGTGCTGCGGGCCTGTGTCTATCTGCCACAGGTGCTGCCGATCGCGGTCGCCGGAATCGTGTGGAGCTGGCTGCTGGCACCCGAGGGCGCGGTGAACGAGGTTCTCTCCGCCGTCGGGCTCGGCTCGCTCGCCCAGAACTGGCTGGGCGATCCGGATGTCGCGCTGTGGAGCGTGATGGGTGTGATGGTGTGGATCCAGGTCGGCTACCCGGTGGTGATCTTCATGGCCGGGATGCAGCGAGCGGATCCTTCCCTGCACGAGGCGGCGGAGCTGGACGGTGCGTCGTGGTGGGGCCGGTTCTGGCATGTGACGGTGCCGCAGCTGCGGCCCGAGCTGTTCGTGGTCCTGCTGACCTGCACCATCGCCGCACTGAAGGTGTTCGGGCCGATCTACGTGCTGACCAGGGGAGGCCCGGGAGGGTCCACCAACGTGCCGTCGTACTACTCGTTCCAGAACTTCTTCGAGAAGACGCAGGTCGGCTACGGCGCGGCGATCGCGACCGTGCTCACGGTGCTGATCCTCGTGCTCACCACGGTGTTCCTCCGGGTCCAGAAGCGGGGTGAGCGCCCGTGA
- a CDS encoding carbohydrate ABC transporter permease, which translates to MKRHVTLWSLIVLAVVMLAPFLVVALNALKSPSEYATDGPLSFPDGVYLQGLIDFWARVGFGQKLLNSVVISGSVAVLAVVISVLNAYALGIGRVRGRTWILVAFLIANTLPQEALAYPLYFLANETGLYDTRLGVIIIFTIIQAAFGTYLLSSTYVGFPHELLEAAYLDGANKWQTLVRVVVPISRPTLGVLFVFFFIWTWNEFFLPLILLISNDTQTVPVALGVLQGQRMMDATMTSASALLGSSRRSPSS; encoded by the coding sequence GTGAAACGGCATGTGACGCTCTGGTCGTTGATCGTTCTCGCGGTCGTGATGCTGGCGCCGTTCCTGGTCGTGGCGCTGAACGCGCTGAAGTCGCCGTCGGAATACGCGACGGACGGTCCGTTGTCCTTTCCGGACGGGGTGTATCTGCAAGGGCTGATCGACTTCTGGGCCCGGGTCGGGTTCGGGCAGAAACTGCTCAACAGCGTCGTGATCAGCGGGTCGGTCGCGGTGCTCGCGGTGGTGATCTCGGTGCTGAACGCGTACGCGCTGGGTATCGGCCGGGTCCGCGGCCGCACGTGGATCCTGGTCGCCTTCCTCATCGCGAACACGCTGCCGCAGGAAGCGCTGGCGTACCCGCTGTACTTCCTCGCCAACGAGACCGGCCTTTACGACACGCGACTCGGCGTGATCATCATCTTCACGATCATCCAGGCCGCGTTCGGCACGTACCTGCTGTCCTCGACGTACGTCGGATTCCCGCACGAACTGCTCGAGGCCGCCTATCTCGACGGTGCGAACAAATGGCAGACCCTGGTGCGGGTCGTGGTACCGATCAGCAGGCCGACCCTCGGTGTGCTGTTCGTGTTCTTCTTCATCTGGACGTGGAACGAGTTCTTCCTCCCGCTGATCCTGCTCATCTCCAACGACACCCAGACCGTCCCGGTCGCGCTGGGTGTGCTGCAGGGCCAGCGGATGATGGACGCGACCATGACCAGTGCCTCGGCGTTGCTCGGGTCATCCCGGCGATCGCCTTCTTCCTGA
- the yicI gene encoding alpha-xylosidase, translating to MKFSNGYWLLRDGVQAAHPVEVYDLTAGDGRIVVHAPTHPIRHRGDLLKGPVATVAFSSPMPDVIGVSVTHFEGGLPREPRFGLSAADDEAKVSEDGHTLTAGALSARLHRGEGWKVDFLADGKVLTTSGAKGMGFMSLDGEHHVRDQLDLSVGTQVYGLGERFGPLVRNGQVVDIWNADAGTSSEQAYKNVPFYLTNAGYGVFVDHPGHVSFEVASEAVSRVQFSVVGQSLEYFVIYGPSPKEILRKYTALTGRPALPPAWSFGLWLSTSFTTSYDEETVSGFVDGMIERDLPLSVFHFDCFWMREFNWCDFEWDPRTFPDPVGMLERLKARDLRISVWINPYVAQRSPLFAEGVAGGYLLRKPNGDVWQWDLWQPGMALVDFTNPAARAWYASKLDTLLEQGVDCFKTDFGERVPTDVVYFDGSDPERMHNYYTYLYNQTVFDVLRKRRGEGEAVVFARSATTGSQQFPVHWGGDCESTYESMAESLRGGLSLGLSGFGYWSHDIGGFEGTPDPALFKRWIAFGMLSSHSRLHGSSSYRVPWLFDEEAVDVLRVFSKLKARLMPYLWQAAAQAAAEGIPMMRAMALEFPADPACAHLERQYMLGDSLLVAPVFTDEGEVTYYVPDGVWTDFFTGDEIQGPRWVTTVCDMLTVPLLVRPGTVLPLGAVDDRPDYDYADGVTLRLYRLEDGARITTPVGGSTFHTRRDGDSVHIEVDSAPDGWQVAFPAGDETIVATGSALTIRGGTRPARE from the coding sequence ATGAAGTTCAGCAACGGCTACTGGCTGCTGCGCGACGGGGTACAGGCGGCGCATCCGGTCGAGGTGTACGACCTCACCGCGGGGGACGGCCGGATCGTGGTGCACGCGCCGACCCACCCCATCCGCCATCGTGGCGACCTGTTGAAGGGACCGGTGGCGACGGTCGCTTTCTCCTCGCCGATGCCGGACGTGATCGGGGTGAGCGTCACGCATTTCGAGGGCGGGCTGCCGCGGGAACCCCGCTTCGGGCTGTCGGCCGCCGATGACGAGGCGAAAGTCTCCGAGGACGGGCACACGCTCACCGCGGGCGCGTTGTCGGCGCGGCTCCACCGCGGCGAAGGGTGGAAGGTCGACTTCCTCGCGGACGGCAAGGTGCTCACCACCAGCGGGGCCAAGGGCATGGGCTTCATGAGCCTCGACGGCGAGCATCATGTCCGCGACCAGCTGGACCTCTCGGTGGGGACCCAGGTCTACGGGCTCGGCGAGCGATTCGGGCCGCTGGTGCGCAACGGGCAGGTCGTCGACATCTGGAACGCCGACGCCGGCACGAGCAGCGAACAGGCCTACAAGAACGTCCCGTTCTACCTGACCAACGCCGGCTACGGTGTGTTCGTCGACCATCCGGGGCACGTGTCCTTCGAGGTCGCCTCCGAAGCGGTGTCGCGGGTGCAGTTCAGCGTCGTGGGCCAGTCCCTGGAGTACTTCGTCATCTACGGGCCGAGCCCGAAGGAGATCCTGCGCAAGTACACGGCGCTGACCGGCAGACCGGCGCTCCCGCCCGCGTGGTCCTTCGGGCTGTGGCTGTCGACGTCGTTCACCACCTCCTACGACGAGGAGACCGTCTCCGGGTTCGTCGACGGCATGATCGAACGCGATCTGCCGCTGAGCGTGTTCCATTTCGACTGCTTCTGGATGCGTGAATTCAACTGGTGCGACTTCGAATGGGATCCGCGGACGTTCCCGGACCCCGTCGGCATGCTGGAGCGGCTGAAAGCGCGGGACCTGCGCATCTCGGTGTGGATCAACCCGTACGTGGCGCAACGGTCACCGTTGTTCGCCGAGGGTGTCGCCGGTGGATACCTGCTGCGGAAACCGAACGGTGACGTGTGGCAGTGGGATCTCTGGCAGCCGGGAATGGCACTGGTCGACTTCACCAACCCCGCCGCGCGCGCGTGGTACGCGTCCAAATTGGACACTCTGCTCGAACAAGGCGTGGACTGTTTCAAGACCGACTTCGGCGAGCGGGTGCCGACGGACGTCGTCTACTTCGACGGATCCGATCCCGAACGCATGCACAACTACTACACCTACCTGTACAACCAGACCGTCTTCGACGTGCTCCGCAAGCGGCGCGGCGAGGGCGAAGCCGTGGTGTTCGCGCGCTCGGCGACCACGGGGTCTCAGCAGTTCCCGGTGCATTGGGGCGGCGACTGCGAATCGACGTACGAATCGATGGCCGAGAGCCTGCGTGGCGGCCTTTCCCTCGGTCTGTCCGGTTTCGGATACTGGAGCCACGACATCGGCGGCTTCGAAGGCACCCCGGATCCGGCGCTGTTCAAACGCTGGATCGCGTTCGGGATGCTGTCTTCGCACAGCCGGTTGCACGGCAGTTCGTCCTACCGGGTGCCCTGGCTGTTCGACGAGGAGGCCGTCGACGTCCTGCGGGTGTTCTCCAAGCTCAAGGCACGGCTGATGCCGTACCTGTGGCAAGCGGCGGCGCAGGCGGCGGCCGAGGGCATACCGATGATGCGGGCGATGGCGCTGGAGTTCCCCGCCGATCCGGCGTGCGCCCACCTGGAGCGGCAGTACATGCTCGGCGACTCGCTCCTGGTGGCCCCGGTGTTCACGGACGAGGGCGAAGTGACCTACTACGTCCCGGACGGGGTCTGGACCGACTTCTTCACCGGCGACGAGATCCAGGGGCCGCGGTGGGTGACCACCGTCTGCGACATGCTCACCGTCCCGCTGCTCGTCCGTCCCGGCACCGTTCTGCCGCTGGGCGCCGTCGACGACCGGCCGGACTACGACTACGCCGACGGCGTCACGCTGCGGCTGTACCGGCTCGAAGACGGCGCCAGGATCACCACTCCCGTCGGCGGCTCGACGTTCCACACCCGCCGGGACGGCGACAGCGTCCACATCGAGGTCGACTCCGCGCCCGACGGCTGGCAGGTGGCTTTTCCCGCGGGTGACGAGACGATCGTGGCGACAGGGAGCGCGTTGACGATTCGAGGCGGGACCCGGCCGGCGCGGGAGTAG